The DNA segment ACCGGCAGCAGCGCCACCTCCACCGGACCGACCTCCCGGGCCATGGAATCGAACAGGCCCGTGTCCCCGGCGAAGTAGGTCCGCGCCTCGCCCTCGACGACGTACCCGAGCGCGGGGGAGCGGTGCGGCCCCAGAGGCAGCCGCCGCCCGTCGTGCAGCGCGGACACCACCCGGACGCGCAGCTCCCCGATCCGCACCTCGTCCCCGGGCGCCACCTCGGTGACCCGCAGCCGGCGCAGCTCCCGCAGCCGGCGCAGACCCGGTACCGCCCGTCGTGCGCCCCGGGGCACGAGCAGGCGCGTGCCCGGGGCGAGGGCGGCCAGCGAGGGCAGATGCAGATGGTCGGCGTGCAGGTGCGAGACGAGCGCCACGTCCGCGCGGTGGGCCTCGGCGGGGGGCAGGGCGCCCCGGCGCCGCCGCAGATGCGCCAGCCTGGCGGCGAACAGCGGATCGGTGAGCACGCGTGTGTTCGAGTCCACGATCGTGCAGGTGGCGTGCCCCCACCAGGTGATCTCCACCGGCACCCTTTTCGCCTCCTTCGCGCGACTCCCCCGAAGCGTACGGGCAGGAGTAGGGTCGGCGGCGAAACCCGGAGGTGAGGGGGGACGCCATGGGACAGCCACGCGGTGCCTCCGGCGGATGCGCGCCGGTGCGGGTCACCGCCATCGCGAGCCTGACCCCTCTGGAAGAGCTGGAAGCCGACCCCTTCCTGGTGGACTCCCGCAGCCAGCACGCCATGTGCGCCCGCTGGGCGGCCGAGCGCGGTTACGTCGTGGCCCGCGAACTCCTCGTCGGCGGCCTGCGCTTCGACCACAGCGCCCTGTGGGACGGGGTCCGGTCCGGTGTCGACGTGTTCGTCGCCCCCAGCCACCGCGTGCTGGAACGCGCCCTGGCCTCGGTGGAGGAGTTCACCGCCGAGTGCGCGCGCCGCGGAGTGCGGGTGGAGACGGTGGGCCGCGCCGAACCCTCGTACGACGCGCAGATGAAGGCCCAGGTCCACCGCCGCCTGTCGATGCCGACCGCCGGCTACGACGGCCGCTGACAGCCCCCGGCCTCGGCCCTGAGCCCCGGCCTCCGGCCCCTGAGCGTGAGAGCCGTTCCGGCGCCGCCACGCCTGCGCCATTACTGTGGCTTCGCATGACCGATGCCGAGATCGAGATCACCGCGGACCTGGTTCACGACCTGCTGCGGGAGCAGCATCCGGATCTCGCGGGGCTGGCCATCCGTGAAGTCGCCGGCGGATGGGACAACAAACAGTGGCGCCTCGGGGACGAGTTGGCCGTACGCATGCCGCGTACAGAGCGTGCCCCGGAGCTTCAGCGCAAGGAGCGTCGATGGCTGCCGGTCCTGGCCCCGCGCCTGCCCCTGCCGGTCCCGAACCCGGTGCGGACCGGCGAACCGTCCGCGCGCTTCCCGAAGCCCTGGACCGTCATGACGTGGGTTCCGGGCGAGCCTCTGGACCACACCTCGATCAGCCGCGGCAACCACGCGGCCGACACTCTGGCGGGCTTCCTCGGGGCGCTCCATGTGGAGGCACCCGCAGAGGCGCCGACCGGTACGGATCGCGGCGCGCACCCCAGGAGCTGCACGGACGGCTTCGACCACTTCTTCCGAGCCGTCGTACCTGACAACATCGCCGACGAGGTCCGGGCCGTCTGGGACGACGCCGTGGCGGCCCCCGAGTGGGAGGGCCCGCCGGTATGGGTGCACGGTGACCTCCATCCCGCGAACGTCGTCGTCTCGGACGGGACGCTCTCGGGTGTGATCGACTTCGGTGACATGTTCGCCGGCGATCCGGCGTGGGACCTCGCGGCCGCCTGGGTCATCCTTCCCGCGGGCGCCGCCTCGCGCTTCTTCGACGTGTACGCGCACGCGGACGAGGCGACGATCCGGCGCGCCCGCGGGCTGGCCGCTCTGAAAAGCCTGTTCCTCATGCTGATGGGCCGGAACGGGGACCGGGGTCTTCCCGGCGGCAAGCCGACTTGGGGACCGGCCGGCCGGGCAGCGCTCGACCGTGTCCTGAGAGCGGCCTGACGCGGAAGTGGCGGTGGCTGGGACCGACGGACGCCCTCACGTGGACGTGGCGCCGGCTGAGACCGAGGGACGGACGCCTTCACGCCGTCTCCGCCGGCCACGACCGGGCCGTGCGTGTACGGGACCCGCGTCCCAGGCCATGGGCCCCTGCCCCTCCCACCCGACCCCGGCCCCCCCGGCGTCGGTTCCCGGTCCCGGCCCAGGGTTGGGCGCCGGGGTCGGGCGCCGGTGAGGGCGTCCCCGATCCTCGCTCCGCCGGGCTCTCGATCCCCGCTCCGCCGGGCTCCCGAGCCCGGTATGACAAGGTGGAGCACGGCCCCGCGTGCGACGGGGCCGGGACGTGAGGTGTACGAGGCGTGCGGTGGCGGCGGGTTGCCGGTCAGGTCGGACGGAGCGTCACGGTGTGGGCCGTGTCCACGCTCACGATGCTCGTGCTCGCCGGTCTCCTGCCCGACTTCCGGCTCCAGTCCGCCGACGGCGACAGCGCCACCCGTATCGGCGTCACCGCCGCGCTCGGAGCAGGCGCCTTCGGTGTCCTGTCGGCCGTCGTGTGGCCGCTCCTGGTACGGCTGTTGCTGCTCGTACCCGCCCTCGTCCTCGGCCTGCTGGTCTTCTTCCTCAACGGCTCCCTGCTGCTGCTCGCCCTGCGCGTCAACCCCTCCGGCCGGGGCGAGGTGGCGCCGGAGACCGCCGTCATCGTGGCCGCCGTGATGTCCGCCGTCGCCTCGGCCACCGGAGCGGCCCTCGCCGTCCGCGACGACGACGCCTACCGCCGGCGCCTGCTCCGCCTGGCCGACCGCCGGCGCCGGTCCACCCCGCCCTGCCCGGACACGACCGGCCTGGTCTGTATCCAGCTCGACGGGGTGGGCCACGACGTGCTCACCGCCGCCGTCCGCAAGGGCCTCATGCCGACGGTCGCCCGCCGGCTGGCGCCGGCCGACGGTATGCGGCCCACCCACCGCCTCACCCCCTGGCGCACC comes from the Streptomyces sp. NBC_00820 genome and includes:
- a CDS encoding aminoglycoside phosphotransferase family protein, with the protein product MTDAEIEITADLVHDLLREQHPDLAGLAIREVAGGWDNKQWRLGDELAVRMPRTERAPELQRKERRWLPVLAPRLPLPVPNPVRTGEPSARFPKPWTVMTWVPGEPLDHTSISRGNHAADTLAGFLGALHVEAPAEAPTGTDRGAHPRSCTDGFDHFFRAVVPDNIADEVRAVWDDAVAAPEWEGPPVWVHGDLHPANVVVSDGTLSGVIDFGDMFAGDPAWDLAAAWVILPAGAASRFFDVYAHADEATIRRARGLAALKSLFLMLMGRNGDRGLPGGKPTWGPAGRAALDRVLRAA
- a CDS encoding MBL fold metallo-hydrolase, producing the protein MPVEITWWGHATCTIVDSNTRVLTDPLFAARLAHLRRRRGALPPAEAHRADVALVSHLHADHLHLPSLAALAPGTRLLVPRGARRAVPGLRRLRELRRLRVTEVAPGDEVRIGELRVRVVSALHDGRRLPLGPHRSPALGYVVEGEARTYFAGDTGLFDSMAREVGPVEVALLPVGGWGPYLGEGHLDAGRAARALARLAPGSAVPVHYGTYWPIGMDAVRPHEFHAPGDEFVRLAAEAAPKVAVHKLGHGESVRLEGAR